Genomic DNA from Bacteroidota bacterium:
TCCGATTAATCGGGATGCTTACCTGAGCGAGTGTATTCGATTATTGGCTGAATAAATCTATCCTAATTTAATAACCTTATTGAGTGAGTTTTTGGGTTCCATCAGAGTCTCTCGGAGAGGACTCTGATGCATCAAATACAAACTATTCTAAGTTATTTTTCTATTTTTGAATATGACTATTAAAACTTCTCAGGACTCGGATGATTCTTTGTTCTTCTGCACTTTCACTTGTTTCAATTGGATACCTCTGTTTGAGATAACGAATTTCTACAGTGAGATTTATAAGTGGTTTGATATACTGGTAGAAAGAGAATGTAAAATCATTGCATATGTTATCATGCCAAATCACTGTCATTTTATAGTATTTGTGCCTTCTAAAGAGAATATTAGCAAATTAGTCGCAAATGGAAAGCGTTTTATGGCTTATGAGATAGTTAAACGATTACAGAATATTGGGAAATTGAAATTGCTAAAAGATCTGGAAGAATCTGTTGATCCGAATGAAAAGAAAATAGGTAAACGGCATAATGTGTTTCAACCTTCATTTGATGCAAAACCTATATTTTCAGAAAAGTTTCTATTTCAGAAATTAGATTATATACATCATAATCCTGTTTCAGGGAAATGGAATTTAGTTGAGGTCTGTACGGAATATGAACATTCTTCAGCAAAGTATTATGAATTTGGTGAGTTTGGAATATATCCTGTAACGCATTATGAAGATGTATTTGGCTAATAATGCATCAGAGTCCTCTGCGAGAGACTCTGCTAAGACATTTATTGATAGTTTTGTAGTCTTTAGATAGCAATGGTGGTTAAGAACTTTATCATAATTATATTTTTAATACAAATTAGTCAGTTTGTTTATGCGCAGCGAACAGAAACTGCAATTGATTTAGCCCAGGAAAAAAGCCGCTTAGTTCTTGAAGTTGAAAATGATTTATTATTTCAGAGTGATAATTATTATACAGGAGGAATAGCATTTTCTTACACGCATAAAGCCTTGAAGAAAACACCTGCTCAACTTATTTTAAATTCGAAGAGTAGTGAAAGTCGCAGCTTTAGTGGCTTTGGAATACAACAGCGAATATTTACACCTTATTCCATAGTGGAGCCCAATTCCATCGAAAATGATCGTCCTTATTCCGCTTATTTGCTTGCTTCTAATTTTTCAGTATTGATAAATTTGGAAAAGAAATTAAGACTTTCAAATGAAATTGGCATTGGATGGATGGGTGAAGTAGCGAGAGGCAAAGAATTTCAAACATTTATTCATGAAGTTGTAGGCTCACCTATTCCAATAGGCTGGGATAATCAATTGGAAAATACTTTTTTACTCGACTATCAATTTAGAATTGAAAAGGGTTTTTTTAACGATTGGACTGCTGAACACTTTACCCCTTTTGCATCTGCACGAATTGGAACATTAACAAATAGACTGCATATTGGGGTAATGACCAGATTTGGTAATAAATCAAGGTTTTTAGTTGATGCGACAATGCCTTCCGAAACAAAAAATCATTTTATATGGGAGTGGGTTTTTGAAGCTAACCTGCAAGGTGTTTTTTATGATGCAACACTCGAAGGGGGATTGTTTAATGATGATCCTAATGCCTTATCTAAGGACGAATTTATGTCACGTCAATATCAATTGAGAACAGGAGTAAATCTCTATTATAAAAGATGCAGTTTGCGTTATATGGTTAAATTTAATTCCAATAATTTTATCACAGAATTAATTCACCGTTATGGTAGTATAAATATTGGGGTATCTTTTTAAGACACTCCCCAAGGTTCATCTGAGTACTCTACGAATAACTCAATGGGAGATATCGATTTGCTTTTTTTGATATTAACAACCAAACAAAAAGGTCCAAGAACCGCTTCCGCTTAATCTTGAACCAGTTTTTGTTTATTATCCTGAACTCAGGTTAATACTTTATCACCTTAACCCTCTCAATTGTATTGATATAGATCAAATTGACAAAATAGATACCTTGTGGACCATTGATTTTAAGAACAATTTCATCATTATTGTTGAATGTTTTATCAATGACAATTTCACCAAGCTCATTTAATACCTGGACAGTTAATTCTTTATAATTATTTAAAGACTTTATGTTTACTATTCCAGAGGTTGGGTTTGGGTGTAACACGAAATTACTTAGCTCAATTTCTTTCAGTCCGATTCCTGTTATGTCATAGCAAAATGAGGTGTCGATGCATCCTTTTTGTATAATTTCTACTGCATAATTTCCGTTTGTAGTTGCCGTAAAGGATTTGTTTGTATCCCCTTGAAGGATGCTGAAACCATTATCACAATCTAACCACTGGTATTTTGCTCCCGATGTATTTGCAGTCAAAATAGGGGTATTCCTAGTGACTTTTACATCA
This window encodes:
- a CDS encoding lipid A deacylase LpxR family protein, whose protein sequence is MVKNFIIIIFLIQISQFVYAQRTETAIDLAQEKSRLVLEVENDLLFQSDNYYTGGIAFSYTHKALKKTPAQLILNSKSSESRSFSGFGIQQRIFTPYSIVEPNSIENDRPYSAYLLASNFSVLINLEKKLRLSNEIGIGWMGEVARGKEFQTFIHEVVGSPIPIGWDNQLENTFLLDYQFRIEKGFFNDWTAEHFTPFASARIGTLTNRLHIGVMTRFGNKSRFLVDATMPSETKNHFIWEWVFEANLQGVFYDATLEGGLFNDDPNALSKDEFMSRQYQLRTGVNLYYKRCSLRYMVKFNSNNFITELIHRYGSINIGVSF